The following proteins are encoded in a genomic region of Paenibacillus sp. FSL H3-0469:
- a CDS encoding AAC(3) family N-acetyltransferase produces MHTRSSLMKQLERMGIDPQGTLLVHSSLKSIGEVEGGADTVLDVLSEYMKEGLLVLPTHTWSYIDGQNPRFSVLESPVCVGILPELFRKRPNVIRSWHPTHSVAALGRDAAVFTAGDERWDTPCARGSVYGKLLDRGAEIMLLGVDLRRNTFIHGIEEWVDIPGRMTDGHEALYTVTPEGREIAVPSRRHCGLSWSQHFWKVESVLEDGGALRRGSFGDAGVMLCGTVETTRILSGMLRENPDLFSDNEPLSGEDVPEALPKTKRGQPVQAVQEHTKS; encoded by the coding sequence ATGCACACCAGATCAAGTCTGATGAAGCAGCTGGAGAGGATGGGGATCGATCCGCAGGGGACACTGCTGGTCCACTCCTCGCTCAAAAGCATTGGTGAAGTGGAAGGGGGAGCAGATACCGTACTGGATGTTCTCTCAGAATATATGAAGGAGGGGCTGCTGGTCCTGCCGACCCATACCTGGTCTTATATCGACGGGCAGAATCCGCGCTTCTCGGTGCTGGAGTCGCCCGTCTGCGTGGGGATTCTGCCGGAGCTGTTCCGTAAGCGGCCGAACGTGATCCGTTCCTGGCATCCCACGCATTCAGTGGCGGCGCTGGGCAGGGATGCAGCGGTGTTCACAGCCGGAGATGAGCGCTGGGATACGCCTTGTGCACGCGGCTCTGTCTACGGTAAGCTGCTGGACCGGGGTGCGGAGATTATGCTGCTCGGTGTAGATCTGCGGAGGAATACGTTCATTCACGGCATTGAAGAGTGGGTGGATATTCCCGGCCGGATGACGGACGGGCATGAGGCGCTCTATACCGTGACGCCGGAAGGCCGGGAGATTGCGGTGCCTTCGCGCAGACACTGCGGACTGTCCTGGTCGCAGCATTTCTGGAAGGTGGAATCCGTGCTGGAGGACGGCGGGGCGCTGCGCAGGGGCAGCTTCGGCGATGCCGGGGTCATGCTCTGCGGCACGGTAGAGACTACGCGTATCCTGAGCGGCATGCTCAGAGAGAACCCGGATCTGTTCTCGGATAACGAACCGCTCTCCGGGGAAGATGTGCCTGAGGCGCTGCCGAAGACGAAGCGGGGGCAGCCTGTACAGGCGGTGCAGGAGCATACCAAGAGCTAA
- a CDS encoding manganese-dependent inorganic pyrophosphatase has protein sequence MTKTLIFGHKNPDTDTICSAIAYAALKKELGWDAEPVRLGDISGETQFALDHFGLEAPRLVENVAAEAEQVILVDHNERQQSANDIDQVRVVEVIDHHRIANFETAYPLYYRAEPVGCTATILNKLYKENGVAIPKNIAGLMLSAIISDSLLFKSPTCTEQDVAAARELAAIAGVDAESYGLDMLKAGADLSDKSIAQLISLDAKEFKMGEYKVEIAQVNAVDVNDVLSKQPELEAALTAIIDDKGLDLFLFVVTDILNNDSVGLALGRVAGAVEQAYNVKLDDNKAVLKGVVSRKSQIVPVLTETIAKL, from the coding sequence ATGACAAAAACTTTGATCTTTGGTCACAAAAACCCGGATACAGATACGATCTGCTCGGCAATTGCCTATGCCGCACTGAAGAAGGAACTCGGCTGGGATGCTGAGCCGGTCCGGCTCGGAGACATCAGCGGAGAGACTCAGTTCGCCCTCGATCACTTCGGGCTAGAAGCACCGCGTCTGGTGGAGAACGTAGCCGCCGAAGCGGAACAAGTGATTCTGGTTGACCACAATGAACGCCAGCAAAGTGCGAATGATATCGATCAGGTCCGTGTGGTTGAAGTTATTGACCATCACCGGATTGCGAACTTCGAGACCGCCTATCCGCTGTATTACCGGGCTGAGCCGGTCGGCTGTACAGCTACCATTCTGAACAAGCTGTACAAAGAGAATGGCGTGGCCATTCCTAAGAACATCGCCGGTCTGATGCTGTCCGCTATCATTTCCGATTCCTTGCTGTTCAAATCGCCGACCTGCACAGAGCAGGATGTGGCTGCTGCGCGTGAGCTGGCGGCTATTGCCGGAGTAGATGCCGAGAGCTATGGCCTGGACATGCTCAAAGCCGGTGCAGACCTGAGCGACAAGAGCATTGCCCAGCTGATCTCTCTGGATGCCAAGGAATTCAAGATGGGTGAATATAAGGTGGAGATTGCCCAGGTTAACGCTGTGGATGTGAATGATGTCCTGTCCAAGCAACCTGAGCTGGAAGCAGCGCTTACCGCGATTATTGACGATAAGGGACTGGATCTGTTCCTGTTCGTGGTTACCGATATCCTGAACAACGATTCCGTGGGTCTCGCCCTGGGCCGCGTAGCAGGCGCTGTAGAGCAGGCTTACAATGTGAAGCTGGATGATAACAAGGCTGTGCTGAAGGGTGTAGTGTCCCGTAAATCACAGATTGTACCGGTTCTCACCGAGACGATCGCCAAGCTGTAA